The Chitinophaga sp. Cy-1792 genome contains the following window.
GTGGCGGTATAGCCGCCCGTAGCAGTCAGCACTAATTTCTTCAGTAAAAACGTATAACCAATACCGGTATACACCTCATCCATATAACCGTGATTAGCGGCGAAATGGCCGCTATAGGTAATACGTGTTCTGTTATCACCGGCATAGTCGTTATCGGTAGCGGTGCCGCTGACAGTGCCTGTTCGCAGGTAGCTGACATACAGCAACCAATGGCGCAGCGGATATGCCATTACGTTCATGCCGGCGCCTATGCCCGCCTGCTGCTTCCATTTCAGCTCCGATAGCACGTTAGGGTTGGCGCCTTCGCTGTTGCCGGCGACCGACCACGAGTTACTGCCAAGTGTAGCCGTTCCCGTAACTTCCGCCTGTATAACATATGGCCGTAAAGCAGTAGCCTGCTGTGCCCTTGCAGTAGTAATACTGCAAGTAGCGCAACAGGCCACCAGGTATGTAAGGAACCTTTTTTCTATTTCCATCCAGGCATTTTTTCCAGGGTGATGATATTATCTGCATTATATAACTGCTGTATTTCACCATTGGTATTTTTATCGAAAGTCAGTTCAGACCAGCTCATAAAAAACACCCAGCTGCTTTGTGTCTTCAACTCAGCAGCAGTTGGCAGCCGGTCGCACTCCCCTATCGCGATAAGCTTGCCTTTGGCGGCGCGTAACATAGTTTCGTACTTCGTTTGCGTATAGCCGCTACCGTCATATACATCCAGTGCCGCGATATCATAATAAGCCGCACCCGGGTTATAGTTGACCGCATCAGCGGAGAGAGAACCGAAATCCTGGATATCCCATACCCATATCAGGTTGGTGAGTCCTTTGGTATTGGTCAGGTAGTTATGCAGCCACTGGTATAGTTTTACGGTACCATTGGCACCAGGCCTGCCTCCCCACCAGAATTTCCCCTGGTTCATTTCATGCATGGGGCGCCAGAGTACTTCTACCCCTTGCGCTTTCAGCTGTTGGAGATAGGTAGCGATTTCGTCCACCATGTTTTTATATTTTGTATTCAGCGGACTACCGTCGGTGCAGAGTTCTGTCCACTGGGCGTCGGTCAGGCTGCTGAGTACGCCCTGTCCGTCGTCCCAGCCGCAGGGCGCGCCATAGGCAGGGTTGCAGGCATGCCACATGATATTGATCACGGCTCCTTTCTTCCATTCACGCAGGGCCTCATCAATCATCAGCTGACGGTTGTTGATATTATCCTGTTGAAAGAGGAAGTCGCCGCTCCATAATGCAGGATACTTTCCTGTGGTGGCGTTGATCTCGTTGGTCCAGCGGGCAGGCGTGGCATTAGGCTCACGGTTATGGATACCCGCGATTGTTTTTTTGCCGCTGATGCTGTTGAGATAGTTGATTGTCTGGAACGGGGACACCTTCGCGGTATCGCCGGCACCGCTGGTGGCGGCGCCGGGATTGCTTTTACTGCATGCACCAAATCCCAGTGCAGTGGCTAATATCAGAATATTTAAAGTCATCTTTTTCATAACGGTAATGGTTACTGGTTTCTTTTTACATCTATCCAGAATCTGCGTGGTCTTTTTACAAATTTGTCCAGGTCAGAATAGATATTACCCCAGTCGTCCGTACCATTTAAGTTAAAGTCAAAGGAATTATCGGTGATGGTTTTACTCAGGCCGTTGCCCAGGTCAATGGTTTTGGCTCCCTGGAAAGCGCCGCTGGTGCGTTTTCCGTCTTTATCGATAAAGGTCACCACATTGTTTACGTAGTCACGTTCCCAGGTACTTTCTCCTT
Protein-coding sequences here:
- a CDS encoding glycoside hydrolase family 26 protein, whose translation is MKKMTLNILILATALGFGACSKSNPGAATSGAGDTAKVSPFQTINYLNSISGKKTIAGIHNREPNATPARWTNEINATTGKYPALWSGDFLFQQDNINNRQLMIDEALREWKKGAVINIMWHACNPAYGAPCGWDDGQGVLSSLTDAQWTELCTDGSPLNTKYKNMVDEIATYLQQLKAQGVEVLWRPMHEMNQGKFWWGGRPGANGTVKLYQWLHNYLTNTKGLTNLIWVWDIQDFGSLSADAVNYNPGAAYYDIAALDVYDGSGYTQTKYETMLRAAKGKLIAIGECDRLPTAAELKTQSSWVFFMSWSELTFDKNTNGEIQQLYNADNIITLEKMPGWK